In Paludibaculum fermentans, the genomic stretch GGAAAGAGAAGTATGGAGAGTACGAGGTGGTGGGCGGCGATTATACCTACACCCACCTTTACGTGGCCGAGTTGCCAGCCGAAGTGGGCGGCAAAGCCAAAGCGGAGGCGTTGACCTCCGGGGATGGCTTCACGGTCAACGAGTTCTCGTGGTCGCCCGATTCCACTCGCATCGCCTTCAGCGCCCCAAAGGACGTTGACCTGAGTCATGGGGACACCGCGGACATTTATGTATTGAATGTGAAGGACAAGGGGTTGAAGAAGCTGGTGGATGCTCCGGGTCCGGACAGCAATCCGCACTGGTCGCCCGATGGGAAGTGGATCGCTTACGAGACCGCGAATGGAGAGCCGTTCTACTACTTCAAGAACTCGCGGCTGGCCGCGGTATCCGCCGAGGGTGGTCCGATCCGGCTGCTGACTTCCAATTTTGACGAAGAGCCGTCCCTCATCGACTGGACGGACGATGGCATCTGGTTCAGCGGGTTGCAGAAGACGGCTGTCACGGTCTTCCTGCTCGACCCCAAGCAGGGGACCTACCGGGCCGCGTTTGGGGATGCCCGGTTCCTGCCGGGTACGCCCTCGTTCAGCAAAGACCGGCGCTGGATGGCGTTCACCGGATCGGCCCTGGACGATTTCACGGAAGTTTATCTATCGCCTGTCGCGCCCTTCGAACCCAAGGCGCTGACCAGCTACCGCGACCAGTATAAGGAGTTCCGGTTGGCGACCAGTGAGGTGATCTCCTGGAAGTCGAAGGACGATACGGTGATTGAAGGGGTGCTGATCAAGCCGGCCGATTTTCAAGCCGGCAAGCAGTATCCCTTGCTCGTGGTAATCCACGGCGGGCCGACCGGCGTCGACCGGCCTTACCGCGCGGCGGACCGCTACTACCCGGTGGAGCAGTTCGCCGCGAAGGGAGCGATCATCCTGCGGCCCAACTATCGCGGTTCCGCCGGCTATGGCGAGGAGTTTCGATCGCTCAACGTCCGCAACCTGGGCGTAGGTGACGCGTGGGACGTGTTGAGCGGAGTGGATTCGTTAGTGGCCCAAGGCATGGTGGATCCTGAGCGGGTAGGCTGCATGGGCTGGAGCCAGGGCGGCTACATCAGCGCCTTTCTCACTACGGGCAGCGACCGGTTCAAGGCCATCAGCGTGGGCGCCGGCATCAGCGACTGGATGACGTATTACGTCAACACGGACATTCATCCCTTTACGCGCCAGTATTTGAAAGCCACACCCTGGGAGGATCCGGAGATCTACCGCAAGACCTCGCCGATTACGAACATCAAGCAAGCGCGGACGCCCACCCTGATCCAGCATGGGGGCAACGACCAGCGCGTACCGCTACCGAACGCGTATGAGTTGTACCAGGGGCTGAAGGATCAGGGCGTGGAAGCCCGCCTGGTGGTGTACAAGGGCTTTGGGCACGGGATCAACAAGCCCAAGCAGCAGCGTCACGTGATGGAAGATAACCTGGCCTGGTTCACCAAGTGGATCTGGGGGGAAGGGCAGTAGGCCGGACCTAGATATTGATGCCCATGCGCCAGAGCAGGTAGCCCACCGCCTGACGGACATAGAGCCACTGCTCTTTCCACGTGCCCTGCGGACGGTAAGGACGGGGTGAGCCGTAGACCTTCATGCCTTCGTGCTGCAGGATCCGTTTGGCCCGAAAGATGTGATAGCCGTCGCTGACGACGATGGCCGAGACGAGGTTCATGCGGCGCATGATCTCGCTCACCGCCAACAGGCTGCGTACGGTGGAGTCGCCTTCGCCTTCCACGACGATCGCCTCGGCAGCGATGCCGCGCCGCACCAGGTAATCGCGGCCCACCTGGCCTTCAGTGAACTGCTGGTCGCCTCCGGCTCCGCCGGTGGTCAGGATCAGGTTGGACTGGCCCTTCTGGTAGAGGTCGAAGGCGTGATCGAGGCGGGCCTTCAGGACGGGAGACGGACGGCCGTTGTATTCCGCCGCGCCGAGGACGACGATGATGTCCGCCTTCTGGGAGTCGTCGATGACGGACTGCCCCTCGATCTCCTTGGCCAGAATGACGAGATACGTCGCCAAGGGCAGACCGATGACCAGAATTGCAATGGCAATGAGCCGCCTCATCGTACGATATTGATTCTAGCGTTATGTCCCGTGCAGAAGTTATCACCAGTGCGCGCAATCCTCTGCTGAAGGAGGTCCGCCGGGCGCTGTCCCGGGGTACGCTAACCGCTGATGGGCTGTGTGTTGCCGAGACTTTCCACCTGTTGGAAGAGGCGCTGCGATCGGGGTTGGAGACGCCGGTGGTGGTGGCCTCGGACAGCGTGCGCGGCGTGGTGGAACGGCATGTGGGCAAGCTGCATGGGGTGCGCCTGATCACGGTGCCGGACGCGGTCTTCCAGGAGGTTTCGGCGACGGAGACGGCCCAGGGTGTATTGGCGCTGGTGCGTCCCCCGCAGTGGACGATGGAACATGTCCTGCGGGGCCATTCCCTGGTGGTCATTTTGGATGGTGTTCAGGATCCGGGCAACGCCGGGGCGATTGTGCGGGCCGCGGAGGCCTTTGGCGCGACGGGGTTGC encodes the following:
- a CDS encoding S9 family peptidase produces the protein MARFALRFSRPAAFAFLVIGALAQAADLPKVPSIEQSLNFSAPGSVRISPDGQMVVYTAGFANWEDNEFRTQVWLAKAAGGAPLQLTQNAKGASAPQWSPDGKWISFVANRDGKKHIWLIAPQGGEAWQLTSGEAEVQAYEWSPDGKKIAFTSSGAESKTLKDRKEKYGEYEVVGGDYTYTHLYVAELPAEVGGKAKAEALTSGDGFTVNEFSWSPDSTRIAFSAPKDVDLSHGDTADIYVLNVKDKGLKKLVDAPGPDSNPHWSPDGKWIAYETANGEPFYYFKNSRLAAVSAEGGPIRLLTSNFDEEPSLIDWTDDGIWFSGLQKTAVTVFLLDPKQGTYRAAFGDARFLPGTPSFSKDRRWMAFTGSALDDFTEVYLSPVAPFEPKALTSYRDQYKEFRLATSEVISWKSKDDTVIEGVLIKPADFQAGKQYPLLVVIHGGPTGVDRPYRAADRYYPVEQFAAKGAIILRPNYRGSAGYGEEFRSLNVRNLGVGDAWDVLSGVDSLVAQGMVDPERVGCMGWSQGGYISAFLTTGSDRFKAISVGAGISDWMTYYVNTDIHPFTRQYLKATPWEDPEIYRKTSPITNIKQARTPTLIQHGGNDQRVPLPNAYELYQGLKDQGVEARLVVYKGFGHGINKPKQQRHVMEDNLAWFTKWIWGEGQ
- a CDS encoding TrmH family RNA methyltransferase — its product is MSRAEVITSARNPLLKEVRRALSRGTLTADGLCVAETFHLLEEALRSGLETPVVVASDSVRGVVERHVGKLHGVRLITVPDAVFQEVSATETAQGVLALVRPPQWTMEHVLRGHSLVVILDGVQDPGNAGAIVRAAEAFGATGLLLLKGTVSPWNAKTLRASAGSLFRVPFLEGVAPDLARKAVAQHKMEVFVAVPRASLSLKDAALDGRCALVIGSEGRGVSKEMEGAGLSLHIPTTGVESLNAAMAAGILLYEAWRQRTVK
- a CDS encoding YdcF family protein, which gives rise to MRRLIAIAILVIGLPLATYLVILAKEIEGQSVIDDSQKADIIVVLGAAEYNGRPSPVLKARLDHAFDLYQKGQSNLILTTGGAGGDQQFTEGQVGRDYLVRRGIAAEAIVVEGEGDSTVRSLLAVSEIMRRMNLVSAIVVSDGYHIFRAKRILQHEGMKVYGSPRPYRPQGTWKEQWLYVRQAVGYLLWRMGINI